In the Uranotaenia lowii strain MFRU-FL chromosome 1, ASM2978415v1, whole genome shotgun sequence genome, ATCCTTGGACTATCACCAGAACAGATACAGATTACCTCATACTTAAACGgtttttcaaaatgaagggtGCGATCGAGCCCAGAGTGGCTCAGTAATTCGTGTGCGACTGGGAAAAAAGATTCGGATTagctttttgaatttcaaaataatacatAACTTAACTGGGTGTGCGGGGGCTTGTGGGCCCCCGCCGGTGGAGGAGTTCTAGTTCTCCCCTTCTGAAGGTGATTCAAGATTGTCGCGTATcggcaaaacacaaattttgcagATTCCCCTTTTGAATAACCCTTGATTAGACGTTCGCACTGTTACGGCTCGGACGATGCCATCCGCTCCTGGATGGACTTCCTCAATTCTTCCGAGAGCCCAACTCAACGGTGGGAGGTTGTCCTCCTTGAGTACAACCAAGGTTCCTTTAGTCAGGTTCCTCCTCTGTTCTGTCCATTTAGTTCTGTTCTGAAGATTTGACAAATATTCCTGCGACCATTTCTTCCACAAAGTGCTCATGTAGTTCTGCACACGCTGCCATGCGGATAACCGATTCTCTGGGATGCCTACCAGATCAGGTTCTCTGATTCCTTCCAAAGGACGTTGCATCAGGAAATGGGCTGGTGTTAGGACTTCATAATCGTCTGGATCGTTACTCAAAGGGGTTAACGGTCTAGAGTTTAATATTGCCTCGATTTGAGTAAGAACCGTAATCATGTGATCGTGTTCCAAAATGTGGTTTCCAATAGTACGtttgtacaaatttttgaagctcTTTACTGCTGATTCCCAGAGTCCGCCAAAGTTTGGAGAACGTGCAGGAATAAATCTGAATTCAATGGAATCATCTGAAGCTGCCTTTATCACATCGTTTTGGAATTGCTGCTGTTTGAACATCCGATGTAGATCTGCTAATTCTCTCCGAGCACCAACGAAATTCTTGCCGTTGTCACACATTATAAGATCAGGTTTATTTCGGCGAGCTGCGAACCGCCTAAGGGCCGCGATGAACGCCTGCGTTGTCAGATCTCCGACCAATTCCATGTGAATCGCCTTAGTAGCCAGACATATGAAAACTGCCACAAAACATTTGACTGGCCTACATCTTCGATAGGGGTAGACAATTTGGAAAGGGCCACAATAGTCCACACCTGTTTTCCGGAAAGCAATGCAAGGGTTGACTCGTTCCGGAGAGAGGTCGGCCATCAATTGGGACTCAATTTTTGGACGAACCTTGAAGCACTGCACGCATCGATGAATAACCTTCCTGACCAGATCTCGAGCTCTCGTTGGCCAGAACCGACCTCGGATCAAAGAAATCATCATCTGCTGTCCTGCATGGAACCATTTCCGGTGATACGATTCTGCCATAACTTCCGTGAACGGGTGACGATGTGAAAGAATGTAGGGATGTTTTCGTTGATTTGAAATCGCTGCATTTCTGAGGCGTCCACCGACACACATTATTCCGTCCAGCAGTATTGGGTTAAGCGAAGCTAGTGGAGACGACTGACGAACACTACCTTTCTTCTGCAAATCGTGTAACTCTTCGGGAAAAGATTCTGCTTGTGCCAAACGGACTATGACTCGCATAGCTTCCTGTAATTCTTGAACTGCCAGGGCACCAGACTTCCTACAATCCCGATTCACCTTTCGAGCATTAAATGCATACCGACGAGTCCATGCTACAAATCTCATCAACTCAAACATATCGGAACAGATGCTGAACAGCTCACTCGTACTTATCTGCTGCGCTACAGCTACAACGGCACCTTTTTCTTCCAATATCGTCGAATCAATCTCCCCTTCCTGAAATGGTTGCGCACTCGGCCAGCGGGTTTCATCGTGCTTCAACCATTGTGGCCCGTTGAACCATAACGATTGGTATTGAAGCTGAGCTGGTGTCATTCCCCGCGAGATTATATCAGCTGGGTTCTCAATGCCAGGAGTGTGGCTCCATAGACTTCCTCGTGTGGCATGCTggatttctgaaactctgttggCCACGAACTCTTTCCAGCGAGACGGAGTTGAGGATAACCAGTATTTTACGATCATTGAATCGGTGTAGAAATATGCCTTTGCTTGAATGCCAAGGGCGTTCTTGATCTTCTCGTAGAGATGTGCTAACGTCAGAGCTGAAGAAAGTTCTAGACGAGGTGTGGATTGCTTTTGCTTcttggttttcaaattttccaacgGCGCTACTCGAGACTTCGAGGTCAATAGACGTACTTCGATGTTTCCGGCCTCATCAACGGTGCGAATGTAGATACATGCTCCGTAAGCTTTATCGGATGCATCACAGAATCCATGGATTTGTACGGAAACAGAATTTGAGCTGATAGCCAACCAACGGGGCACTGATAAACCTTCTAGTCCACCAAGATTCCTGCGATACTCATGCCACTGCTCCTGCATTTCCTCTCCAAGATGCTCATCCCATCCACAGTTCAGTTTCCAAAGGctctgaataaaaatcttggCTTGGACTACGACTGGGCCAACTAGACCAAGCGGATCGAAAATTCGAGCGACGTCAGAAAGCACAACCCGCTTCGTGATGATCGTTGATGAATTCCATTTCGGTGATCTGAATTGGAAATAATCTGTTGCTGGTTCCCAAACCAGACCAAGCGTTTTGACAGCGGCGTTATCGATCTCGAGCAAAGCCTTCTCATCACGGAGTTCCTCTGGCAAATCATCAAAAATCTCTCGACAGTTGGAGTTAAACTTCCTCAACTGAAACCCTCTGCTTTCCATCAACTTCACCAAGTTGGAGATAAGAATTCGGCCTTCTTCCACTGTAGCAACTCCAGTCAGCATATCGTCCATGTAAAAGTCCTTTGAAATAACCTTCGCCGATTCAGGATGCTCCTTTTCGGCCTCTACGCCTAACCGCTGCAGACACTTTGTAGCAAGATACGGTGCACTTGCTGTACCGTAGGTGACCGTTGTCatttcaaatgatttcaaaggATCTTTCGCATTTTCTCTCCACAAAACACGCTGTAGCTGACAGTCTTCTTCCTGGACTCGAATCATTCGGTACATTTTAGCAATATCTGCCACAATTGCCAACCGATGTAACCGGAAACGTAGAACGATGTCGATCAACTCATCTTGAATGACTGGACCGACAAGTAGGGCGTCATTCAATGACACTCCAGTCGATGATGCACACGACGCATCAAAAACCACCCGCAGCTTTGTCGTCGTGCTTTCTGGCTTCAATACGGCATGATGGGGCATATAATACGGGGTGACGGCTGTATCACAAACGACTTCTCGCATATGACCAAGTGAAATGAATTCGCGCATGAACTCCACATACGCTAACTTTAATTCCTCGTTCCGTGCTAATTTGTGTTCAAGACTTGCAAAACGTTTCTCCGCCGCTGCACGTGAGTCGCCTAAACGGCTCAACATGAaggcactgaccatactgactggacactcgatttcgttttctggataatttttccaacagtacgcaatgtcgattccagagtgcgcatcgatcgatttgaagaaatactatcccagtaaggaaatgccacccaactttaaaaataaaacacgcaatttctacgataaaatcggactaaacaggaccatttttcctactgggcattttttgtcaaatttttcaggttcgccacctgccgtcggcaTTGCGAACcttcaaaatctgacaacaaaaaattagacagaaagcggttgaatttttgttctaagtgtcatgtcagtgtggtcagtgatgAAGGTTTTCTTGGGTAGGCTGACCACATATCGTCCACtgctgtctgttgttgttgttgcatcGAATATTTCCTCGCACATCGTTTCTTCGATGGAGAAAACACTTTTTGTACGACAAGTTTCCAGTTTCCGCTGGATGTTCACTCTGTGCTGGTTGGTTCCTGTGGCTGACGAACTCCTCTGCTCTGGGCGCTGGTAACCGAAAGTCTTAAAAGTACCCCTCTCGCGCTAACCCTTTCTTTCAATCCATCTGGGCCCAAAACCTGTTGAGCCCTTTGCCATACGGTGAaagaaggtttgtggttaacaaacttcctgaGTGAATTAGGTGTGGTATACTTCTTTCACAAtgatggaggacaacatcccttgcatccagtatctggaagaggcgcgaACCCGTCATAATCATCGTCAACATCGCCATTCCTACAGTGGCTTTCGTCTCGCAACGTATGTTGACTAGCATCTCCATCCAATTCTTCCCGGTCCTTCCTCCAGGTGGGCCTTCGGACTTTCGCACCACCCGGTTGCGGTTCCAGGGACTTCTCCCGGTCGTCAgacgtggctcgtgacggcatgCATCGAACCTCCTCGAAATCAGGCTTTGGCGGAACCTCCTGGACGACCTGGGACATCTCGCTGGCGGTCCTCTATCTGCTGGCCGGCCCTCTGCGGTGGCCCTCTGGTAGGTGGCTGGCCTCTCGAGCGCTGGCTGCTGGagcacttgctaaccgcaagtctgATAAACTCTAGAGTTCCCCTCTCACTAACTCGTAATTTCCATATCCATACGTGTCTGGGCTAATAACCTGTTGAGATAAGAGAttaaacgcaggtttcagtggtggaataggaTTTGAGTTTATTTGCTATCTCAATAAGTTCCTTACAAAGCTACACTCTACACAAGCGATTGTTAATTCCACCAGTACGCGAATTGCCAATCGTGCGTTTCAACAATAATTATGTGGAaagttgatcaaagttcccccagtttacggtattctgtttaaaaaaaaactcagttcgtaaatatttcgaaaaatcatttttattacatACTTAAGGCCAATCATTCTTGAATTTTCCAACACTGTCCGCTGGTTTCAAGTATTTCCTCAGATATGCCTTCGTCAAAGCAGAAAAATTTTCGGTTGGACGAATCTCTGGACAATTTGGTGGGTTCATGTCTTTGTAGGATTGTAGGACACATGTAAACATTTTCGCACGTAAATGATGTCATTCATTGCATCTAAGTTTATGATGGACGAGACATTTTTCCGCATTCGCATATGTCTTGCCACATCAAAAccttctttccaaatttttctgtGTAAATGGCTTTCACTGTTGCAAGAACATCATTTCCCTTCAGTGAGGTATAAAATTGTGGTCCAGGCGGAATTTTATAGTCGAGTTTAAAGTAGGTAAGTAGGTTTCAACATCCATGATATAACAACCCGTTTTTCTAGTCAGAAGTTTGTCGTGGAGTTTCCGATTCAGCCTGTTTGGTACTCCATTTTGGCTGCTTCTGCTTCCGATGGATCTGAAGTCCAATTCGCTCTTTGGTACGCATAACGTACCTTAGCCACATCTCGCACTGATGCCGAAAGATGCTGTATGTAGTAGTATTTGATTTTCTAGCCAACTGTAGGGTCAGCAGGGCCAGGTTCACTACCGCGTCTCGGGGAATCTGCGAAAGTACACTGTTCTCCACACTTTCTCAACGCGGTTGGAACTGCTCCGACACTCACACCTTCTTCATTTGCGAGTTTCTTGATTGAAAGACCACTCACAATGCCCCATTGGTGcccaattcgtttttttttttgctcggaATTAAGGCCACGCATTTTCAGATTTCTTCGcgtaaaacgacaaaaaatgtcaaCGCTTACTTTGCCAAAATCTGCCAAAAACATCATAGTTGatttgattgctgattttccttcaCCATCACGTTTCAGGTCTCATTTGACTACTAGTTAAGCTTCAAAAGACTGGAAAATATTGGCTGTCGTCATGGATTTCTGTTCGCgtgattgatgtttttttaaaacgacGGTCGTCAAAGCAAGTTGATGGCGTCAGTTCAAAGCGATTGTGTATGAATTTCGTGTATTTGGATTGCTTGTTCTGTGTGTCCTTTTCGGCGTCGTCTCAGAATGTTTTCTAATCTAAACAATATTCCGTCACAGTCAAAATGACGAAGACGAACTGAAGGCGACTATGATTATTTCGACGCTTCATTTGACTGAAGGTTAAGGAAAGAttgtttgcttggttactcATAAGAAGGCGTCTGTATTGAATGCGACTGCTTCAACTTTTTTATAGTCACAGTTTTTTGACTGATGTGATGACGGTGACTTTTTTACGCTCTGAATCTAGAAGCATACTCAGCATATTTTTACGATGAGATATACCATTGAAAAACTTTGGCGATGAGGTTTTGGACAATTTTCTCATTCATTATCGCATAAATTCTCacatttttattaacaaatGAGTAGGTCCTTTTGACTTCCTGAACGTTTTTGGCCAAATCGATCAATTTGGGATCTAATTTTGCTTTTGATCAGATTGCATCCGGGCGCCCAGCAAACATGGAAtctatcagaaatgataacttaatacatttacaatggtgttgcgagtcgcaattccaactgcatagtaaAACGATCGtttaaaatgtcgtctgaagtcagtttaaatcggatgtGATAGAAAATCCGCCGTgtttgtatattttgaaatgattttgctcccacgcgggcttcaagtgagtaAAATCGTGCGTTCTCTTGCATTCTTCgtataggtacgaataaggtatcGTATAAAATCCAATTGGTGTtgttttcgtcgctttagaaagaaatgaaatttaattgttttcaactttcatacgatcattctataatgtatctgggacgtatatcaaaacagcattaaaccatattgacaaaaatgtttgatgGGCGGCTTCTTATTCTGGTCGAATCAAACGTAATTATGACTGGAatagatgataaaaaaattttaaaaatagtttttgtagTGTTTTAACTTTTTACAGATACTTTCTACAATGTTGAAGAcccaattgctttattttttacaatctaaaaacctggcaaagacagtattgttttgaaattaaattttaaatatttttaactggACCAAAAAGTTCTTGTAATGTATTAAGGCTATATatagaaaatcaatcatttcgcGAAAATACATTGCACCGGTCGCTAATTATACGATTCCCATGATTGTTTCCCTTGGACTTTGCAAAATGGGATAAGACGTGGTCCGAATTGGGCTTGCACTGCCCCTTCTCTCGGGACCTGCGATGCAATCCATGGCATCGATGGCTCATAAAATACGATATCCACCCCCCATTTTCCCGGCTTTGGGGCTGCGTGCGTGAAGTAATAATTCTCGATGATTAACCACCATGTATCCGTGGGTCCCATTTGCCGCGCCAGTTGGATTCTTACCGATATTGGACCGAGGCCTGGTCGTGACCAAAGGGCGGATCCGGTGCCCCAACCCGATCGCGGTCGATTGTTGTTATTGGCCGGACCGCGCGCGAGTTGTTGTGtgcaacatttttcatattaaCACTTTAAGCCATTGCGTCCGTCTCGCCCCTCTTCCGGTTTTTTCTTGATCCAGGCTTCCAGGCTGAGGAGAAGACTTCAGAAGATAGTGTCCATTCCCCAGCAAGTTTTGCAACCTTTAAAACAAGGCGGAAAATGCAGCATCCTTTGCAACTAGCCAAGCCAGCGGGTTCAAAAGATAACTTTGGGcgctcttttttttctttcttttcgcTGTGCCAATGCCAATGTGCTGTGGCTTATTATTGCGGAACTGTTGGGTCTTGtccagttaataaattttctttatccgCGCCAAAGTATGGAAGTGGTTTATGCCTTCTGGACGTTTTGAGCCGTCGATTTGTGGCCTGTTGGAAGTGTTTGCCAGTTCACGCTTTGCATTTTCGCTCTTTTCCCATAATGGTTTATCTACGCGAAGTAGTTGTTGGAATTTCGGGTGATAATTCAACTTGTAGTAAAGCTTCTGAtgcaaagaaaaaagaaatatttcagagATTTACCAACATAGTGAAACTTCAATGATACACTACTCCAAACCGATCGTTATTTGTTATGGACATAATCGACTAATTTTATCTTGCAGCTGTACGAAGATACAACTGATAAATCAATTAGCGGTTCTGCAAATTGATAGTCACAGGGTCCGATTTCGAACTACCTTTGTCGTCATATTCATCAGTCCTAACTACACTGCAGATTCCCCTCGGGGGGagcaaaatcgatcttgttcccGAGTTTTTTCCTCAGTCGTTCCATCCATACCCATCACTGTAACGACCTGACACACAGATGGAAACAAGATCCCGAAATTGGCGATCGATGAATAATTCATCGGAGAGCGCGCCATGTCATGTTCATCTTCGTCGCACCACAATTTGTATGCAAAGTTGCTTCGTTTTCCCATTATTGGCAGCAACAGCGAGCAGCAGGTCCCGCGCTTTATGATATGCGAAAGCATATTTTGACGCTCAGTGGGAAAATATTATGACAATAGCAGAAGCTTTTCAAACGACGAAAGTTGATACAATTTTGAGGGAACTTTTAAGGATTTTGATGACTAATTTGATCAGGAATAGATTTTGCCTATCACCTTAAGTTTTGGTGATACTATTTTTATTCACAAGATTTTTGtctagcatagcatagcatagcatagcatagtaTAGCATAtcatagggtgactacacacatcttgcattggctgatacaagaGGTAAAACTGATAATCAAGAGCAACACAGATGCTGCTCTTGAAAATCCTAGCTGGAAAATAGGATTGATGGAGTAtgcataaaaataattaaaataaaacgaaacaATCGCACTTAAGTCCATTGAAAGACGATGAagaacccaagtaacacagatccagctaactagcatttcgatgttttattacggctttttttgtgcagctcgttttatgatggttttattatggtcatgcgaaatgcttatattttttaatcgaccatctgttttcagatagttttgaaaacgctcataaatcttccattaaacatactgttttagtaaTTTAGAGAGAGTTAGGAATGctatgtttaaactataataaaacacaaactaagAAGTTTGttccaagcttttttttgcatgttctataatagcactcagtgcctgattattaaaccgccataaaacttagtggcatttctcgatcaagatgtcagaacaggacacgctcagattagatagcacatatttgaattggaattcccattattactcatttttgataagttctgtgtgttgattttgagttaaaataataaaaaattataaaaatctatgaaaacttcgaattaccggaagtggaatgaataactctacaatatgagtattgagtgaaagggttcaaataggaggaacaaaatttgttgcttgacgccatcattaatacaagatggcggcttccgcttttattttcaaggttgtaaataactgaaaatatcatgaaaccttattaatattgttattaggtggaagtaataaacgagtagaagccgaatttcgttgtccgtcgccatcttaaattccaagatggcggctaccactcaacttgaaaatactgtaaatgactgaaaatcgcctcaAATCCTTAGAATATGGGCATTAGTTGAAAGAGATGAACCAGTAAAAGTCGAAGTTCGTTATTTGACGCCatccaaattcaagatggcggtttccgctgaactttgaaatgttgTATATGGCTTATAATcgtatgaaaccccaacaatattggtattgggtaaaagggctaaacgagtagtcgattttctcttttcgctttactctgaaataccttcaaacggggcatcatgcaacagcggggttcgatgcaacatttatatggtcgcgattcgaccagaccgaactgaacgccataaacttgatttcgagaaaatcgagttcaaagttcacagccctaccaattgataccatttcatcagatatcttatttaatcattttaacatcacatttagactcttataaagccaTCGAGGTTATACTGGTCGATTTCTGATTACACATCAAGcataaaactgaactttaatAGCATTAGgtttgcacccagttcactctggtcgaacaaaaatgtttaaaaaattgttatgcactatcatttgactgggcaatttgttctaaacgtagGAGCCTACTTATAGGCGCTTTACAAGCAGCACCCAACGAGTACGGCTGAtgcttggaaaatgttttttttcgttgagccagagtgaaccgagccatacaaatttcgcacttttgaaaagcggaatatctgtgattttaacttaccggttgcgttctgaacgacagtaagcaataaaataaagcatcttttatcgttaaatgtcaaaaatcctaACATTCTCTtaagtaaattggaaaacaaaattcaagggaTCCGGTTCAGTCTGGCTGAACGAGACTTTAATAAATGTTAGCAATCCGCAACATGAAGTTTTTAGCTACGGGAACGTTTCttatcatttaatttattaGATATTAGTTCCTGACAaaccgaaaaactgttttgaaaagaaaaaaaccaacacacataagcTTATTTCGCACAAAATCAGTTTCATGACCAAAACATGCTTTTCATCTTCACCTCAAAGctggctctcagttcactttggcgcaacgcatttttgccatttccactgtctgcaacattgaatttttctaataaaatcagtaaaaatagtaaaaatgttctaattttcattggataggtagtttatcatgtttcgcatccgTTGCAACagataactcatttttttttcaaattggcgttcagttcggtctggtcgaattgcGACCATATAAtaccacactgaatcaatttttaattttaagtattgtaattgagttatcttttaatgataacaatatGATGATGGCATAATTtatcgcatcttaagctagttttttaaagttttttatttttatataaaatttgaaaaatcgagcaataaatgtacaaatttcatcgtttttcgatgccgtaaaaaaacattacccagtatgacggattggcttaattaTATTACtcacaaactttttactggtttcctcatgctacaccaacactgttggtgttaaaatatttttcgaacaatcactcaatttttttaaataaatatttttataattcagtaaggtgtctggggtaaaatgcaacaaaatgcaaatcaaagaaacaccttgtaaatctcgtttccatgtgctggaatatgaatattttgcatcacgcgtttgtaaacattaaaatttcattcacccaaacgtttattttgatgatttcagcttatagaatttttcgtagtattatttaacccctaaatgtatgcagcatcctttttttcagaaaaattgtgaaagttagtttttacagaccaaaaaattactgcaatttgtgttttcatgcgtaatggtctttaaggcatcgcaaatatattgaaaactataaatattcatacgtgttcataagatttttcattataaacaaagtttgttgcaagttaccccattttctaaggagggtgaaaatcgcatgtttttagaaaattaaaaataactgaagaaacccatattttttctaactacgccaatttgatgtcccatcatccttgaaacttttgatgcatatgAGGTAGGATttactgtgaacataagttttttagaagccattgaagttgaaaattgttgcatgttgccccagttgacggtactgtAAGTGACCCAAAATCGCACAAAGCAACCACAATACAAACCCCAATCgctttggcaacattcgattttggaaacatccgattttggcacatgtccctaaatcaaacaaatagcaaaaacaacataaccttatagtttccACTTTAATAggacaaataaaatttagatataatagcatgatagacataatacaatgacataaatagcaaatatgacaaaaaacaaaaactatcgacaaaacacgaaaagagctaaatgcatcaaaaacatgataaaaaatgtagtactaagtaaaaacaaagttgggaaaaaaatcgttcgattgtgggaatttctagtgactttcaatgatttcaatcattCTATAGTTCAGTGGAAGTcgcaatcttggatttcaagatgacgcttgatagcgaaattcgaatacttatagtttagccctttcaccaaataccaatattgtgggcctTTCATGCGATTCTCAGTGACTAACAGCagttcaaagttcagcggaagacgccatcttggttttcaagatggcgtcgaaaagaaaaaaaatcggcttcttctagtttagctctttcaaccaatacccatatagtggttgtttaatgcgactttttgtcatttacagcattaaaagttcagcggatgccgccatcttggatttcaagatggcgtctgatagcgaaattcaacttctactcgtttagccctttcacccgatacccattttgttggggtttcatgcgatttcaagtcatttacaccattttaaagttcagcggaaaccgccatcttggatttcaagatggcgtcagacaacgaaatttgacttcaactcatgatttattccacgggtcattcaaaaccaatcccttttcattcaaaaagtctgtcctcatttactgtactaatgattaacaactcagaaatgaggaactcaaccttagcgtgtaattggttggcttgcgagagaaacgtcaaatcgtagcttttttcggggtcatcattaaaccatgataaaactatgaattgactcacgccatgttggttgcaaaatcgaagggcacaaaatgacgccatgttgatggattcacaatgcaagcatttgaaaatattttttcaggcctatttccatcaattccatcatgattgaccatcagatttgacgaggcgcatttattttaagatactattt is a window encoding:
- the LOC129738302 gene encoding uncharacterized protein LOC129738302, with amino-acid sequence MVSAFMLSRLGDSRAAAEKRFASLEHKLARNEELKLAYVEFMREFISLGHMREVVCDTAVTPYYMPHHAVLKPESTTTKLRVVFDASCASSTGVSLNDALLVGPVIQDELIDIVLRFRLHRLAIVADIAKMYRMIRVQEEDCQLQRVLWRENAKDPLKSFEMTTVTYGTASAPYLATKCLQRLGVEAEKEHPESAKVISKDFYMDDMLTGVATVEEGRILISNLVKLMESRGFQLRKFNSNCREIFDDLPEELRDEKALLEIDNAAVKTLGLVWEPATDYFQFRSPKWNSSTIITKRVVLSDVARIFDPLGLVGPVVVQAKIFIQSLWKLNCGWDEHLGEEMQEQWHEYRRNLGGLEGLSVPRWLAISSNSVSVQIHGFCDASDKAYGACIYIRTVDEAGNIEVRLLTSKSRVAPLENLKTKKQKQSTPRLELSSALTLAHLYEKIKNALGIQAKAYFYTDSMIVKYWLSSTPSRWKEFVANRVSEIQHATRGSLWSHTPGIENPADIISRGMTPAQLQYQSLWFNGPQWLKHDETRWPSAQPFQEGEIDSTILEEKGAVVAVAQQISTSELFSICSDMFELMRFVAWTRRYAFNARKVNRDCRKSGALAVQELQEAMRVIVRLAQAESFPEELHDLQKKGSVRQSSPLASLNPILLDGIMCVGGRLRNAAISNQRKHPYILSHRHPFTEVMAESYHRKWFHAGQQMMISLIRGRFWPTRARDLVRKVIHRCVQCFKVRPKIESQLMADLSPERVNPCIAFRKTGVDYCGPFQIVYPYRRCRPVKCFVAVFICLATKAIHMELVGDLTTQAFIAALRRFAARRNKPDLIMCDNGKNFVGARRELADLHRMFKQQQFQNDVIKAASDDSIEFRFIPARSPNFGGLWESAVKSFKNLYKRTIGNHILEHDHMITVLTQIEAILNSRPLTPLSNDPDDYEVLTPAHFLMQRPLEGIREPDLVGIPENRLSAWQRVQNYMSTLWKKWSQEYLSNLQNRTKWTEQRRNLTKGTLVVLKEDNLPPLSWALGRIEEVHPGADGIVRAVTVRTSNQGLFKRGICKICVLPIRDNLESPSEGEN